A part of Corynebacterium lactis RW2-5 genomic DNA contains:
- the carA gene encoding glutamine-hydrolyzing carbamoyl-phosphate synthase small subunit: MSNESLDKASNSTTASVPAVLVLADGRIFRGRGFGATGTTLGEAVFTTAMTGYQETLTDPSYHRQLVVATAPQIGNTGWNDEDNESRGDKIWVAGFIIHDLSRVASNWRAKRTLEEELVKQGVIGIRQVDTRALVRHLRDNGSTAAGIFSGADAEQPVEKLLEIVRAQPSMKGADLAREVSTAEAYVVEAQGEKVARVVAYDLGIKSNTPRELSKRGLEVVVVPANTPYEEIKREYQPEGVFMSNGPGDPATADEMVAVAKAALDDNMPLFGICFGNQILGRALGLNTYKMVFGHRGINVPVKDHRDGKIYITAQNHGFALEGKPGESFDTPWGEAEVTHTCLNDDVVEGVALRNGMAFSVQYHPESAAGPHDARTLFDDFAELIAKVDFNNTAAEKKNK, translated from the coding sequence GTGAGCAACGAGTCTCTGGACAAGGCCTCTAATTCCACGACAGCCTCCGTACCGGCCGTCCTAGTTCTCGCCGACGGCCGAATCTTCCGCGGTCGCGGTTTTGGTGCCACCGGCACGACTCTGGGTGAGGCGGTGTTCACCACCGCAATGACCGGATACCAGGAGACCCTGACCGACCCGTCGTACCACCGCCAGCTCGTCGTCGCTACGGCGCCTCAGATTGGTAATACCGGCTGGAATGACGAGGACAACGAGTCCCGCGGCGACAAGATCTGGGTCGCAGGATTCATCATTCACGACCTGTCGCGCGTGGCTTCGAACTGGCGCGCAAAGCGCACCCTCGAAGAAGAACTGGTCAAGCAGGGCGTTATCGGTATCCGCCAGGTCGACACCCGTGCGCTGGTGCGTCACCTGCGCGATAACGGCTCGACCGCCGCTGGCATTTTCTCCGGCGCCGATGCCGAGCAGCCCGTCGAAAAGCTTCTGGAGATTGTCCGTGCGCAGCCGTCGATGAAGGGTGCAGACCTCGCGCGGGAGGTGAGCACCGCGGAGGCTTATGTAGTTGAGGCACAGGGGGAGAAGGTCGCCCGTGTTGTCGCTTACGACCTCGGCATCAAGTCGAACACCCCGCGTGAGTTGTCCAAGCGCGGCCTAGAGGTTGTCGTCGTGCCGGCGAATACGCCGTACGAGGAGATTAAGAGGGAGTACCAGCCCGAGGGCGTCTTCATGTCCAACGGCCCGGGCGACCCGGCGACCGCGGACGAGATGGTCGCCGTTGCCAAGGCAGCCCTGGATGACAATATGCCGCTGTTCGGCATCTGCTTCGGTAACCAGATCCTGGGCCGCGCACTGGGCCTGAACACCTACAAGATGGTTTTCGGTCACCGCGGCATTAACGTCCCGGTCAAGGACCACAGGGACGGCAAGATTTACATCACCGCTCAGAACCACGGCTTTGCTCTCGAAGGCAAGCCGGGCGAGAGCTTCGACACCCCGTGGGGCGAGGCAGAGGTCACTCACACTTGCCTGAACGACGATGTCGTGGAAGGTGTCGCGCTGCGCAACGGAATGGCGTTCTCTGTCCAGTACCACCCGGAGTCTGCCGCCGGCCCCCACGATGCGCGCACTCTGTTCGATGACTTCGCCGAGCTGATTGCGAAGGTCGATTTCAACAACACCGCTGCCGAGAAGAAGAACAAGTAG